The DNA region AGGTCGGCCTAACTGACATCATCATTCATCAAGGTCTTCATTTTCTTTGGAGAGACCGACTTAGAATTCCTAGAGGGAAGAATAGAGGTAGCCTAGGGCTCATATGTATTGGGGGCTGCTTTGGTAGCTTCCATCTTCTTCATCTTAATGGTCTGAGTTTAAATAATCGTCAGATCACTTTTAGAAGTCGATTGATCCCCACGCCTCGCTCTGGCTTCCGCCATTAACTTCGTTTGTTTGGAAAGCTTGAGGCTGGTCATTTTCGCTGAAAATAAAAGGCACAAGcagaaataaaaaaaacatgagGATTAATAAGGTTATTAAGAAGCAATAAATAAGCACATATAAACATTACCTAAGAAATTATAAATTTGTTCCGGGTCTTCAGCCATTTGTAGTAAATCCTTAACTTTCAAGACCCGAAAGGCATCCAAAACGGCCAAAGGATGGACTTCCAAAGCATTCAACTTGTTATAGTCAAAGCTGAAGAAATTTGTCCTTAAAATCCTTACAATTAGTAGTGTAAGCTTGTAGGAAGCTCTTCCCCAGAATCCCGCTGAGAGAAACCCAACCTCCTTTTTGCGCCCCATTCAACtcaaaaaataagaaaaaaaaatcCTAAGTTAGGCGTTATGTCCATTGCGTCACAAACAATTTCAAAAGCCTTGATAAAACCCCAACCATTTGGGCGTAATTGAGAAGGGGCTATGTTTAGGGTTTTGAGAAGATCAGACTCAAAATCAGTAAAAGGGATGTAGATTTTGAAGTCCTCAATTACTCCTGAATAGAAATAGAAGTATTCATCAGACACTCCTTTGGGCCGAGTAATACAGACCCTCTCACCAGCCACACAAGGTGCTAGTATGACATCTTACTCATTCTCGGTTGAAGAGACTAGGGTATTAGAAAGAAGCTTCGAGATATAGCTTTCGTCAATGATATTATGGTCATAACTCAGAACTTCTTTGTATATAAAAGATCATATTGCCTCCATCTGAGTGTCCAAAGAACCTGAGGACGAAGACTCTGAGTCAGTGTTACTAATAGGTGAAGGGATTTCACCATAAACTTCTCTAATAATCTGATTAAAATCCATACTACTCAAGTTACCCTAACATTCTCTCATTCAGTGATTCCAAATTCTATTTATATCACGGATAGTAAGGAAAATCGAACATTTTCCCGAGTGACTACAACTTCGTATTGAAGACATAATAAAAGAATAAAAAGAGAGTGAAAAGGGGAAAGAATACGATACCTAAGGTTGAAGTAGCAGAAGAATTGAGCGATGATTGAAGTAGAAATTTATCTGCAACACTTGGGAAGAAGATTATTAGCTTTGGTGATAAACAAAGCGAAAGAACAAAGTCCTTTTAAAATAAGTTTGTAATGgtcaaaaattcatatcaaagAAGAGCAATGATGACACATGGTAGTTCCCATAATAACCATCATGATGAGGAGAGAGAAAGATTTTTCATCATTAAGATGACTGACACCTCAATGATTCGCCGAGTAGGAGGTTGATCCAGGGAAGAGGGAATTCCAAGATTATCTTGTTCGAACACTTCAATCCAATAGGACCTCGTGACCGAAGGATTATGTACATCCCAGAATTCCATGAAGTCAGGCTTGTGGAAAACGGAGTACAAAGAGGCAAGTAGGTCGGGTAATCATAACCCTACAGAAGTCAGAACCCAGTTAAAATTTGCTTAGATACAAGGCCAACATGTCGGAGCCGACCACGTGATAAATCAAAAGGAGGAATAAGTCGGACCCGACTTTAGTGAGAGGAAACCATAAGGACGATCACAAGGGAGGGTTATGAAATGGCCCAATGATTACAATGGGGTTACATAAATTGATAGACAAAACATTATTTGAAAATTACTGTAGGCGACGGACGCTTAGTCACTTTTACAACGGATGTAAAGAGATAATGCCTTTAAGGATGATTGATAAATGAAGCAATGTAAAAGGAAGTTTAGCCATGAAAAAGGAACAACTACTAAAAACCTCCTAATCATATAGAGCGATTGCGGTCTCTCCTAACGATTTTCAGAAAGATTTTTCTCAATAGTATTTAACAAAACAATATTAAATGAAAGTACCTATAATGCTAAATCAAGATTGAATCCTCTCACTTAACTATCTACAAGTTGTACTAAAAGACCAGGAAAAAAACGAACGGAATTTATCATTGAATGTATAGAACAAAATTTTAACTCATAATTTAGAGAAATTACAAGGCACCAAACTTGTGTGCAGTTCTTTACAAAGGAATTAATATTTCTAAAATGATATGTATTTCATCCCTACTCCTTCTGGAAGAAAGAGAGCACAAGATTTATAGAAGAGTTGTgtatccaaaaaaaaaaaaaggttaaacAAAGTAACAAAGGAGAAACAATCACCACTAGGAATCCATAAGATAATACAAATGAAATATTAATCAATATATACATACttatataatttaattgaaatatattAACATCGTAAAAGAATTTTTATACTGTCAGTTAATTACAAATATTAgatattgaaataagtttgattcttattttaaaaacctataaaataatacaaacggaTAATTATAATAAATCGACCGTGTAAATATTTTTGCACTGACAGTgtataataattaatcttatatatatatatatatatatatatatatatatatatatatatatatatatatatatatatatatatatatatatatattcttaaAGATATTAATTCTTTAAATGAATAATTATGTAtacttttttaaaaaaaacaagaaaataaaaatctattatttattttaaaagaCACGTCATATCTGATTAGCAAATCATCTTTTATCTTTCATGGTCATTCATTTAAAAATCTCATATTAACTTAATAACAATTTAAAATAAACTTATTTTTTAATAAGTCTAAAAATTAGTTATATTATATATGTGTTGTTTTAAGATATTGTGAGTTAGAGATATTAAATTGAattcaaataataataattataagCTATAATGGAAGTCTACAAAAACCTTAATGAAGATTTATTTTGAGGCAAACCATTAATTTACAATATCTCCTAATTATAGATgtaaatattaataataaatgAAAGATGTATAAGATTTTTTAACTTATTAAAATTTGATTTCAAACGGTAACAAAATTTATGTAAAGatttgattttcaaaattaaaagatCTAATTTACTCATTATAAAAGAGGCTTACTTTAGTGCTAAATTATTGTATTGTTAACTCATTATAATAAGAAAGCAGCACATAGTTCTGAGAGATCAACAAGCCTACAAAAGGTAAGAATCTTGATACAACATTCATATTTATACATTGTTACATGTTTTTTCTTTCTTATTATGGTTGATTGTTCTATATTCTTGAGTTTGTTTGTTTAAATCATTTATTTGTCTTCTCTCTACGTGTCTTTCGTCAATACAAAGGTATCAATTATTTTGTGTCAACAATTTGTAGAACTTCATGTTAATCATAATTAAACATTCTCTATATTATTTTAGTATATGTAATAATGATTATGCTGATATATATAAGTATTCTTGATGTTATAAAAAAATTGTATCTTAAATATTAATTGTTTAATTTTATATGTTGTACAATTAAAGAATAATGAAGTATGTGACGAAAGAATAAAGATGATTTTCATGTTAACAAACTTTTATATTTATATTTGTAGAAATGGGTCGTGCTAAAATAAAGATGAAAttcattaaaaataaaaaagCTCGGAAAATAGCATTCATTCAAAGACAGAAAGGATTAATAAAAAAAGTTTCTGAGTTTTCTAGAAAGTTTGAAGTTGAACCTTGTTTAGTTGTGTACGATGGCGACGATGGTAGACCGACAATTTGGCCACAAGACTCAACAATTGTACACACGATGCTTAAAAAGTACGAGCAACAAAAGATTGAAACGACtctaaagaagtttgatatgaGTGACTATTTTGCGAATAGGAAAATTATGGTTGAAGCTGAAATTTTCAAATTGCGCAAAAAGATTATGATGAACAAGTATCCAACATGGAGTCCATGTTTCCATACTATGGACGTAGAACAACTTAAAGGCTTTGTTGGTATTGTAGATGCTAAGATTCAAGCTTGTAATCACAAAATCAACATGCTGAAAAATATGCAAAGTGAGAAAAATAATTTGATGCAAAACAAAACTCAAGAGAATGTGGCATCGTCACTCTCAAGTCAACTTGATCTCACAAATAACATTCCTCAAATACAACATATCTCTGATGATCCTATGGTGCTAGTTAATGATAATATTATTAACGAGGCGATTAATTTTACTAATTGTGTTAGCTTGCCTCTTGTTTCATCAACAAATCAAATTAATGGATCTCCAAAGGTAGATGATATGATGGTTGAATCTCATCAAGAATGGGCTAATAAACTTGATGAATTTCTACAACTAGATGGTCCAGTGGCTGAACCTGAGAATCGGACTTCTGACCTTGCCAATTTTGAAGAATGGGCTAATCAACTAAATGGTGATATTGTGAATTGGAATAATCAGCCTGATTTGTATGCATGGCAAGATATTTCGTTTATGCCATAGGATGAGAAATATGATGTATATTTGATTGTCTTATTCCAACTAACATATGAATATTAAATCAAATACTATATTACACTACTAGTTTATTGGTAATTCAAATACACTTCTAAGTGAAGAAAGTTATATAACATAAAATGAACTTGATTTGATTATATTGtttattgaattttattttttaGTATAAAAATTTTAGTATTTATTTGCTAGCGTATATTTTTTTATGTGATTAATTAATTCTAAACCTTTTATTCATAAATTTTAATTTAGGTTCTAAAATTTAATCTAAAAAAGTAAAAGAAATGTAATTTTAATAAGCATGTAGGATTAGAAAATATATGGTGTTGTGCGAAATAGTTTTTAATATTGAAAAAGTAGAAATAAAACTATAACTTTTATTATATCTTTGTAAAATTTATTATTCATAGTGGAAGTCAAGTTTTACTTTGAAGTTTTTTCAAAATCAAGTAGCAATTGAAACTGAATTTCATTTTTTAGATGTTGTTTAATTATGGCGTCTTGagattttttttcctttttccaATTGATGTATCACTACTATTTATTCAATGAATAAAAAACAAGctccaataataataataataataataataataataataataataataataataataataataataataataataataataataataatatgtggTGTTGTTTTAAGATATCATGAGTTAGAGATATTAAATTGAattcaaataataataattataagCTATAAT from Lathyrus oleraceus cultivar Zhongwan6 chromosome 1, CAAS_Psat_ZW6_1.0, whole genome shotgun sequence includes:
- the LOC127105923 gene encoding agamous-like MADS-box protein AGL80, which codes for MGRAKIKMKFIKNKKARKIAFIQRQKGLIKKVSEFSRKFEVEPCLVVYDGDDGRPTIWPQDSTIVHTMLKKYEQQKIETTLKKFDMSDYFANRKIMVEAEIFKLRKKIMMNKYPTWSPCFHTMDVEQLKGFVGIVDAKIQACNHKINMLKNMQSEKNNLMQNKTQENVASSLSSQLDLTNNIPQIQHISDDPMVLVNDNIINEAINFTNCVSLPLVSSTNQINGSPKVDDMMVESHQEWANKLDEFLQLDGPVAEPENRTSDLANFEEWANQLNGDIVNWNNQPDLYAWQDISFMP